One Phaseolus vulgaris cultivar G19833 chromosome 2, P. vulgaris v2.0, whole genome shotgun sequence DNA window includes the following coding sequences:
- the LOC137809078 gene encoding uncharacterized protein, with protein MKQKGLPSLPWLSVQIGSPGGQGCTDTLSSCSLLKESGTSLSQHEEPIIKDIVDDISEDGENYDFDLDDEDQFNRSSSQYIPSSSQSERNINRDLNEHMSFMSKEAKLNAIKQYHIDNGYKFVVVESKLDKYVARCIHHDGGCQWRLHASFSKIRSQWEIKKIDAQHSCLSTNLSADHVNLDSTHIASMVLTSVKANPSVPIKSLIAEIKNLYGYTITYRKAWLGKQKALALAFGNWEQSYNDLPRWLEAVKKSNTGTIVQYISSPCMIDGVQGNSCYTLDRVFWSFKPCINGFNFCKPIVQVDETFLIERYHGTLLTEIAQDANQNIFPLAFAIVEGETREALIWFFQLLRQYVTPQPNLSMISDRGTAYDMKRPTVQAKLSVMRYEFKQAFSWIDRIPLEKWTQAYDGGKRYGHMTTNLAKWINFMLKGARSLPISALVKTFIDLVYNLHTIKKAFPVEFHPVRNEDYWSTYIGPNFIPDPHM; from the exons atgaagcagaaggggCTGCCGTCGCTTCCCTGGTTATCAGTGCAGATAGGCTCACCAGGAGGACAAGGGTGCACGGATACTTTGTCATCGTGTTCCTTGCTGAAAGAAAG TGGAACGTCACTAAGCCAACATGAAGAACCAATAATTAAAGACATCGTGGACGACATAAGTGAAGATGGAGAGAACTACGACTTTGATTTGGATGATGAAGATCAGTTCAACAGATCTTCTTCACAGTATATTCCTTCTAGCAGTCAATCCGAACGTAACATTAACCGCGACCTCAATGAACACATGTCTTTCATGTCAAAGGAGGCGAAATTGAATGCCATAAAACAATACCACATAGACAACGGTTACAAATTTGTTGTCGTGGAATCAAAGCTAGACAAATATGTGGCTCGGTGCATACATCATGATGGAGGGTGCCAATGGAGATTACATGCATCTTTTAGTAAAATCCGAAGTCAATGGGAGATAAAGAAAATTGATGCACAACATAGTTGTTTGTCAACAAATCTTTCGGCAGACCATGTTAATTTGGACTCAACCCATATTGCGTCCATGGTGCTGACTTCAGTAAAAGCAAACCCTTCGGTCCCAATTAAAAGCTTAATTGCAGAAATAAAAAATCTGTATGGTTATACTATCACATATAGAAAAGCTTGGTTGGGAAAACAGAAAGCTCTTGCTTTGGCATTTGGCAATTGGGAACAATCCTACAATGATCTTCCTAGATGGTTGGAAGCAGTTAAAAAGAGCAATACGGGAACAATTGTGCAGTatatttcttctccttgtatGATTGATGGTGTTCAAGGCAATTCTTGTTACACGTTGGATCGCGTGTTTTGGTCTTTCAAGCCTTGCATCAATGGTTTCAATTTTTGCAAGCCCATTGTACAAGTTGATGAGACATTTCTAATCGAAAGATACCATGGAACATTGTTGACCGAAATCGCTCAAGATGCGAATCAGAACATATTTCCATTGGCGTTTGCGATTGTTGAAGGCGAGACTCGGGAGGCTTTAATATGGTTCTTCCAATTATTGCGACAATATGTGACACCTCAACCAAATTTGTCCATGATTTCTGATAGAGGAACCG CTTATGATATGAAACGACCCACAGTACAGGCAAAGCTATCAGTTATGCGATATGAGTTCAAGCAAGCATTTTCCTGGATAGATCGCATACCGTTAGAGAAATGGACTCAAGCATACGATGGGGGAAAGAGGTATGGTCATATGACCACAAATCTAGCGAAATGGATTAACTTCATGCTTAAAGGAGCTCGCTCCTTACCGATTTCCGCTTTGGTTAag ACATTTATTGATCTAGTTTACAACCTCCACACGATTAAAAAGGCATTTCCAGTTGAATTTCATCCCGTTCGAAATGAGGATTATTGGTCTACTTATATTGGACCAAATTTCATACCTGACCCCCACATGTGA